TGGCAAACAATCCAAGATTCTTACGCATAGCCAGCAAACCTTGTTCGGGACGTACGGTAGCACTTGGATCATTATCGTATTTTGGTGCACCAATAGCGCCGAACAACACAGCATCACTCTGCATACAAAGCTCGTGAGTTGAATCAGGATAAGGATTTCCTGTTTCATCAATGGCACAAGCTCCTACCAAAGCATGTTTGTAACTTAATTCGTGATTAAACTTTTCGCAAACGGCAATAGTTGCGTTCAACGCTTGTTCTACAACCTCGGGACCTATTCCGTCGCCGGGAAGTACTGCAATATTTAATTTCATTTTTATTTATAGTTTTATTATTTATATTCTTCTTCTATGATATTCAGCATTTTCACTGTTGCTTTGATAGCCGCCTCGGTCTGGTCATTATCCAGTCCCTTTGTGCGAAATACCTTCTCGTTATTTTTCCAGGTAATAATGGTTTGCACAAAAGCATCTGTTCGTCCGCCCGGAGGAATACTCACGGCATAGTTTATCAACATTGGGAATTTTCTGCCCAGCGTATTTTTATAAACTTTACGCAAAGCCCGCATAAACGCATCATACTGACCATCTCCTGAGGATGTTTCCTCGTATTCCTTACCATTTATGGATATTTTCAGAGTGGCCACCGGTTTAAGCCCGCTGGTCAGAGTAAGGAAATAATCGAGCAACTTTACTTTGCTGTTTGCCGAGCTGTGTTTCAATACATCAGAAATAATGTAAGGTAAATCTTCCTGCGTAACCAGTTCCTTCCGGTCTCCCAGTTCAATAATCCGTTCCATTACTTTCTTCATCGATTCTTCATCGAGTTCCAACCCCAAAGATTCGAGATTCTTACGAATATTCGCCTTCCCTGAAGTTTTTCCCAAAGCATATTCACGAATACGTCCGAAACGTTCCGGCAAAAGATCATTATAATAGAGATTGCTCTTTGAATCGCCATCAGCATGAACGCCTGCCACCTGAGTAAATACGTTCTCACCAATGATAGGTTTATTAGCTGGAATGGCAATGCCAGAGTAAGATTCAACTACCCTGCTTATATCATTCAACCGATCTTCCACAATAGAAGTCTCGGCATTAAAGTGATCCTTCAGAATGGCCTGCACACTTGAAAGTGGGGCATTACCAGCTCTTTCTCCCAATCCGTTTATCGTGGTATGAAGTCCCTTTGCTCCTGAAATAACCGCAGCCAATACATTGGCAACTGCAAGGTCATAATCATTATGCGCATGAAAATCAAAATGCACGTTTGGGTAACGTTTTACCATCTTACGCATGTATTCCAATGTCTGCAAAGGATTGAGAATACCAAGCGTATCGGGTAGCATGAAGCGTTTAATAGGAAGTTTGATCAATGCATCCATTAGCTGGGTAACATATTTGGGCGAATGTTGCATTCCATTGCTCCAGTCCTCCAGATAAACATTGACTGTAATTCCCATCTTTTCGGCATTGAGCACCACCTCTGTTATATTGGCTAGATGCTCTTCGGGTGTTTTCCTAAGTTGCAGCGTGCAATGTTTCAATGACCCTTTGCAAAGAAGATTGATCACCCGGCATCCGGCTTCACGTATCCAGTTCAAAGAATCCATTCCATCTACAAAACCCAACACCTCCACGCGGTCAAGAAGTCCGCGCCGGGCAGCCCAGGCGGAAATCATCTTCACCGATTCAAGTTCCCCGTCCGAGACTCGGGCGGAAGCAACCTCAATACGGTCTACTTTAAGCTCTTCCAGCAATAAACGAGCGATCATGAGTTTCTCTTGTGCTACAAAAGAAACTCCACTCGTTTGCTCACCGTCACGAAGCGTTGTGTCTAATATCTCAATTTTCATTTGTTTTCCCAAGCTTCGATTTTATCTTTGTTACTAAGCAAATAGTCAATATCATCCAAAGCATTCATCAGGCAATGTTTCTTGTAGCTATTGATCTGAAATTGCTCGCTTTTGCCCGTAGCTTTATTGGTGATGGTTTGGTTAGGAAGATCTACTTCAACCTCCATCTTTGCATTCTCATTGATAGAAGCAAATAGCTCGGCAAGGAATTTATCGGAAACAACTACAGGAAGAACAAAGTTATTCAATGCATTGTTCTTAAAAATATCTGCAAAGAAACTGCTGACAACAATACGGAAACCGTAGCCTGCAATGGCCCATGCCGCATGTTCACGACTGGAACCGGAACCAAAGTTCTTTCCTGCAACCAATATTTTACCTGAATAAGTTGAATTGTTAAGAACAAATGACTCAATAGGGTTTCCTTGTTTATCGTATCTCCAGTCGCGGAAAAGATTATCTCCGAAACCTTCTTTAGTTGTTGCCTTTAAAAAACGTGCTGGTATAATTTGGTCCGTGTCCACGTTTTCAAGAGGAAGGGGAACACAAGTGCTGGTTGTTATATTAAATTTATCTTTCATTGTTATTCTACGTTTAAGCCATTAATACTCGTGGATCGGTTATTTTTCCTGTAATTGCTGCAGCTGCTGCAACAAGCGGACTTGCCAAAAGGGTGCGGGAACCAGGTCCCTGCCGTCCTTCAAAATTACGATTCGAAGTAGACACAGAGTATTTGCCGGCCGGAACTTTATCTTCATTCATTGCCAAACAAGCTGAACAGCCTGGTTGACGAAGTTCAAAACCTGCTTCATTCAAAATCTTATCTAGTCCTTCCTCACGAATCTGTTTATCAACAGCCCATGAACCAGGAACCAACCATGCAACAACATCAGCTGCTTTCTTCTTATCCTTCACAAATGCAGCAAATTCACGGAAGTCTTCAATGCGTCCGTTGGTACAACTGCCAAGGAAAACATAATCAATCTTCTTTCCAATCATTGCATCGCCAGCATTAAAGCCCATATATTCCAAAGACTTGGCATAAGAGATTCTTCCTGCTTCGGGAACACTTTCGATGGTTGGGATATTAGAGGTAATTCCCATTCCCATACCCGGATTAGTTCCGTAAGTAATCATTGGTTCAATGTCTTCAGCCTTAAAAGTAATATCTTTATCAAATGCTGCATCGGAATCACTCTTCAAAGTTTTCCAGTATTCAACTGCTTTATCCCAAGCTTCACCTTTAGGAGCAAACTCTCTACCTTTAATGTATTCTATTGCTTTTTCATCAGGAGCAATCATTCCTCCACGAGCACCCATCTCTATGGAAAGGTTACAAAGAGTAAGACGTCCTTCCATTGTCAGGTCTCTTACAGCTTCACCTGCATACTCAACAAAATATCCGGTTGCACCACCAGTTGTCATCTTTGCAATGATATAAAGAGCGATATCTTTAGCAGTCACGCCTTTACCTAATTTTCCATCCACAGTAATGCGCATTGTTTTAGGACGAGACTGAAGTACACACTGTGAAGCCATTACCATCTCAACTTCCGATGTACCGATACCAAATGCAATTGCTCCCATTGCTCCGTGAGTAGAGGTGTGTGAGTCACCACAAACGATAGTCATACCAGGAAGGGTCAATCCATTTTCAGGACCTACCACGTGAATTATACCATTCTTCTTATGTCCAATACCATAAAGAGTCAAACCAAATTCTTTTGCGTTCTTATCTAATTCCTCTACTTGATTGCGGGAAATAGGATCAACAATCTCTTTATCTTGATTTAGCGTGGGTATGTTATGATCCGGCATACAAAAAATCTTTTCCGGACGAAAGCATTTCAAACCACGGTTTCTCATTCCTGAAAATGCCTGCGGACTTGTTACCTCGTGACAGTAAAGTCTGTCAATATAAAGCTGAGTGGGACCGTCTTCAACTGTGCTAACCACATGTGCGTCCCAAATCTTATCGAACAATGTTTTCATATCTTCTTTTTATCTGATTACCTATTGAAAGGAAGTTAGTACTATTTTATAAATTTATTGATACAGTCAATATAAGCTTCTAAAGAAGCAGCTACAATATCGGTATTTGCTCCAAAGCCATAATAAACCTGTTTGTTATATTCTACCTGCATATGTACCTTACCTACATCATCGCTACCTTTACTAATAGCCTGAATAGTAAATTCTTTAAGAGTCATTGTGCGGTGAATTATATTTTTCAATGCTTTAATCGCAGCATCAACCGGACCATTACCGCTTGCTGCCGATTCAAATTTCTCTCCGGCAATATCCAAACCTAAACTTGCTACGGAACGAACACCCACTCCGCTTGTAACCTGAAGGTAATCAACCTTAATACGTTTATTTGTACTTCTTTCAGCACCAGCAAGCATAAGGACATCATCATCATTTATGTCTTTCTTACGATCGGCCAATTTCAGGAATTCTTCATAAACCTTATCAAGCTGTTCTTTAGCCAAATCAACGCCAAGCGCAGAAAGACGATGTTTCAATGCAGCTCTTCCGCTACGAGCAGTCAATACAATTGAACTATCGTCAATGCCAACATCATGCGGATTAATAATTTCATAAGTTTGAATATTCTTCAACACACCATCTTGGTGAATACCTGATGAGTGAGCAAAAGCATTACGACCAACAATAGCCTTATTTGGCTGAACAGGCATATTCATCAAGCTTGAAACCATGCGTGAAGTTGGGTAAATCTTTTGTGTATTAATATTTGTTTGAATATCAAACTCATGATGGCTTTTCAAAATCATCGCAACTTCTTCAAGTGCAGTATTACCGGCACGCTCACCAATTCCGTTCATTGTAACCTCTACTTGACGAGCTCCACCAATAATACCTGCAATAGTATTAGCAGTTGCCATACCCAAGTCATTATGACAATGAGTAGATATTATCGCATTATCAATACCCTTCACATTTTCTTTCAAGAATCTGATCTTAGCTTCATATTCAGAAGGTAGACAATAACCAGTTGTGTCAGGGATATTCACCACAGTAGCACCAGCTTTAATAACCGCTTCTACCACTCTGGCAAGATATTCATTATCAGTTCTTCCTGCATCTTCAGCGTAGAACTCAATATCTTCTACATATTTTTTTGCATACTTTACAGCTGCAACTGCACGTTCAATAATCTCTTCGCGTGTAGAATTAAACTTATACTTAATATGAGAATCAGATGTACCGATACCAGTATGAATACGTTTATGTTTTGCAAATTTCAGAGCATCAACAGCCACATCAATATCTTTTTCTACCGCACGGGTCAATGCACAAATGGTGGGCCAGGTTACAGCTTTGGAAATTTCTATCACAGAATTAAAATCTCCAGGGCTGGAAACAGGAAATCCGGCTTCAATAATATCTACTCCCAGAGTTTCTAATGCCTTAGCAACCTGAATTTTCTCTACAGTATTCAATTGGCATCCGGGAACTTGTTCGCCATCCCGAAGAGTAGTATCAAAAATAAATAATCTGTCACTCATCTTTTTACCTATTTATTTAGTTAATATTATTATCAAGAAAAAAGCCTTTCTCATTTTGAAGTGAGAAAGGCTTTATATATTTTATAATACATATCTATGCACACTCACTTCCACCTAGCTTTCTAGGAGAATAATAATACCGCATAGGAGAATATGTAGAAACATCTGATTCATATAGGTGTCCTTATTTAATGCTGCAAAGGTAGACATTATTTTTTAATAAGCAAATAGTATGTAACTTATTTATCTATTATTATTTCATTTTATAACAATAACAATGCAAATAATTACGATATTTCACTGGCCAAATATAGAAATAACAGAATTACAATTAAACTTTATGTATATATTACTGTATTATAAGCATCTATCTGGTTTAGGTATAAATACCAGTAGATATTAAATATAGCATCACAATAGACAAATTCAAATTAAAGAATATATTTTATAGGTATGAAATCTAAAAGAAAAGTTTAACCTACAACAGGAACTATTTTCATTTGTGGAAATAGTAAAAGAGATGTTCTTCAGTACACAAATTAGAATTCTTTTCACGTTTAACATTATCCTCAAGAATTCGGGCTACTTTAGGGCGCCGGTCCCCGAAGCTGGAAGTGTCAGCTTAAGGCAAGGATGTTCACTGTGAAGTGGAATCTGAAGAAAGCCGACGGCAAATTCCCTGTCTGACAAACAGAAATCGGATATAAGGCTGAAAATACATGGATGAGTCTGCTAATTAAAACAAAATCCTATGCTATACGGATGTATGCGAGTAAATCCGGGAGTAATAAAGCCGAATCATATATGTATAATCCCTATACTTTTGCAGGTGATCCGAAAATCATCTTCCAGTATAAACTTAAGCAACGGATATAACCTAAAAAAAGAAGTCCCGATCATGTAAAATGATCAGGACTCCTGATAAAACGGCAGCTACCTACTCTCCCACTGTTACGCAGTACCATCGGCGTGATCAGGCTTAACTTCTCTGTTCGGAATGGGAAGAGGTGGAACCCTGATGCTATAGCTACCTTAATATTTTTATTTCTTAATATCTTAAGTCCTTAATTTATTAGGTTCTTAAGATGTTAATTATTAAGATAAACACAATGCAAAAGCAATAAAGAATAAATATCCTTGATGTTTGGAACTAAATCCATATAGCCAACCATATAAACATGGAAGAAAGTGTACGGGCAATTAGTACTGCTCGGCTTTGACATTACTGTCTTTACACCTGCAGCCTATCAACGTTGTCGTCTTCAACGACCCTAAGAAATCTAATCTTGTGGCTGGCTTCGTACTTAGATGCTTTCAGCACTTATCCAATCCCGACTTAGATACCCGGCAATGCACCTGGCGGCACAACCGGTAAACCAGCGGTCAGTCCAACACGGTCCTCTCGTACTAGTGTCAGAGCCACGCAAATTTCATACGCCCACGATAGATAGAGACCGAACTGTCTCACGACGTTCTGAACCCAGCTCGCGTGCCACTTTAATGGGCGAACAGCCCAACCCTTGGGACCTTCTCCAGCCCCAGGATGTGACGAGCCGACATCGAGGTGCCAAACCGCTCCGTCGATATGAGCTCTTGGGAGCGATCAGCCTGTTATCCCCGGAGTACCTTTTATCCTTTGAGCGATGTCCCTTCCATACGGAAACACCGGATCACTATGCTCTAGTTTCCTACCTGATCGACTTGTCGGTCTCCCAGTCAAGCACCCTTATGCCATTACACTCTGCGGACGGTTACCAATCGTCCTGAGGGTACCTTTAGAAGCCTCCGTTACACTTTTGGAGGCGACCACCCCAGTCAAACTACCCACCAAACAGTGTCCTCGCTACTGCGAGTTAGAACTCAAATAATTAAAGGGCCGTATTTCAACAGCGACTCCACAAACACTAGCGTGCCTGCTTCAATGTCTCCGGCCTATCCTACACATCAATTACCCAAATTCAATGTTAAGCTATAGTAAAGGTTCACGGGGTCTTTTCGTCCCATCGCGGGTAATCGGCATCTTCACCGATACTACAATTTCACTGAGCTCACGGTTGAGACAGTGTCCAGATCATTACACCATTCGTGCAGGTCGGAACTTACCCGACAAGGAATTTCGCTACCTTAGGACCGTTATAGTTACGGCCGCCGTTTACTGGGGCTTCAATTCAATGCTTCTCTTGCGATGACATCTCCTCTTAACCTTCCAGCACCGGGCAGGTGTCAGGCTATATACTTGATCTTTCAATTTTGCATAGCCCTGTGTTTTTGTTAAACAGTTGCCTGGACCTATTCTCTGCGCCCTCATTACTGAGGGACCCTTTCTCCCGAAGTTACAGGGTCAATTTGCCTAGTTCCTTAACCGTGATTCACTCAAGCGCCTTAGTATATTCTACCCGACCACGTGTGTCCGTTTACGGTACGGGTACCTTAAAGATTAAGTTTAGCGGATTTTCTTGGGAGTATGCTTACATGTACTATCCAATAACCACAAGGGCTCTCGGTACTATCAGGTTCGACTAGTCTTCCGGATTTGCCTGGAAATCTAATATCTACACCCTTCAACCAGCTATTCCGTCAGCTGGCGACACTTTCACTGCTCCGTCTCCACGTCACTCTTTAAGGTAGTAAGGGAATATTAACCCTTTCTGCCATCGGCCTCGCCGTTCGGCTGAGCCTTAGGACCCGACTAACCCTGATCCGATTAGCGTTGATCAGGAAACCTTAGTCTTTCGGCGAGGGGGTTTCTCACCCCCTTTATCGTTACTTATACCTACATTTGCTTTTCCACACGCTCCAGCAAAGCTCACGCTTCACATTCAACGCAGAGTGGAATGCTCCCCTACCAACCATTACTGGTTCCATAGCTTCGGTAAATTGCTTATGCCCGATTATTATCCACGCCAAACTCCTCGACTAGTGAGCTGTTACGCACTCTTTAAATGAATGGCTGCTTCCAAGCCAACATCCTAGCTGTCTTAGCAATCTGACTTCGTTAGTTCAACTTAGCAATTATTTCGGGACCTTAGCTGATGGTCTGGATTCTTCTCCTCTCGGGCACGGACCTTAGCACCCATGCCCTCACTCCTGATATTAAACTAATGCGCATTCGGAGTTTATCAAGACTTGATAGGCGGTGAAGCCCTCGCATCTTATCAGTCGCTCTACCTCACATTAGTAATTATCAAGGCTGCACCTAAATGCATTTCGGGGAGTACGAGCTATCTCCAAGTTTGATTAGCCTTTCACCCCCACCCACAGTTCATCCGGAAGCTTTTCAACGCTTATCGGTTCGGTCCTCCAGTTAGTGTTACCTAACCTTCAACCTGACCATGGGTAGATCACTTGGTTTCGCGTCTACTACCACTGACTAATTCGCCCTATTCAGACTCGCTTTCGCTTCGGCTGCGAAACTTAGTTTCTTAACCTTGCCAGTGACAGTAACTCGTAGGTTCATTATGCAAAAGGCACGCCGTCACAGCACGAAGCTGCTCCGACCGCTTGTAAGCGCATGGTTTCAGGGACTATTTCACTCTTCTATTCGAAGTTCTTTTCACCTTTCCTTCACAGTACTGGTTCACTATCGGTCTCTCGGGAGTATTTAGCCTTACCGGATGGTCCCGGCAGATTCATGCAGAATTTCTCGTGCTCCGCACTACTCAGGATACCACTACAGTATATATTGGATTCATGTACGCAACTATCATGCTCTATGGTGACACTTTCCAGAGTCTTCCATTCTCCAATATAAGTCCGATATCGTGGTCCTACAACCCCATAAATGCCGTAACATCTATGGTTTGGGCTAATCCGTGTTCGCTCGCCACTACTTACGGAATCATTCAATTATTTTCTTCTCCTACAGGTACTAAGATGTTTCAGTTCCCTGCGTTCGCCTCCATATAAAATGGATAATATCTCTTCAAGATATTGGGTTGTCCCATTCGGAAATCTTCGGATTAAAGGCTATTTGCACCTACCCGAAGCTTATCGCAGCTTATCACGTCCTTCATCGCCTCCGAGAGCCAAGGCATCCGCCATGCGCCCTTGCTTACTTTCTTCCATAAAATACAATCTTATTCGTTTACACGTTTTAAATTGCAATATGGTTCGATATATATTTTAAAGCTTTCTTTCATCACTGAAATTTACTTCTTTATTTGCTTTTGTACATTATGTCAAAGATCGTTTCTTAAGAATTTCTTCTTAATTTTCGTGGAGAATAACGGATTCGAACCGTTGACCCCCTGCGTGCAAGGCAGGTGCTCTAGCCAGCTGAGCTAATCCCCCGAAATTATTATGAAGCGTTTTCTTTGGAATTGGTTAATCCCTTAGCTCCTTTTTTTTCGTAGTCCCAGGCAGAGTTGAACTGCCGACCTCTACATTATCAGTGTAGCGCTCTAACCAACTGAGCTATAGGACTGTCGTTCAAAACCTCTTACCTTTCGGCTCGGCTTCTTTCTAATCTCTTTTTTTTATATTTTGAATAAACAATAAACAGTAGCACAAAGTAAAATCCGAACCTAAGAACGAAATCACTCCAGAAAGGAGGTGTTCCAGCCGCACCTTCCGGTACGGCTACCTTGTTACGACTTAGCCCCAGTCACCAGTTTTACCCTAGGACGCTCCTTACGGTTACGTACTTCAGGTACCCCCGGCTCCCATGGCTTGACGGGCGGTGTGTACAAGGCCCGGGAACGTATTCACCGCGCCGTGGCTGATGCGCGATTACTAGCGAATCCAGCTTCATGGAGTCGAGTTGCAGACTCCAATCCGAACTGTGAGAGGCTTTTGGGATTAGCATCCTATTGCTAGGTAGCGACCTTCTGTACCCCCCATTGTAACACGTGTGTAGCCCCGGACGTAAGGGCCGTGCTGATTTGACGTCATCCCCACCTTCCTCACATCTTACGACGGCAGTCTTGATAGAGTCCTCAGCTTAACCTGTTAGTAACTATCAATAAGGGTTGCGCTCGTTATGGCACTTAAGCCGACACCTCACGGCACGAGCTGACGACAACCATGCAGCACCTTCACAAATGCCATTGCTGGCTATATAGTTTCCTACATATTCATTTGCAATTTAAGCCCGGGTAAGGTTCCTCGCGTATCATCGAATTAAACCACATGTTCCTCCGCTTGTGCGGGCCCCCGTCAATTCCTTTGAGTTTCACCGTTGCCGGCGTACTCCCCAGGTGGAATACTTAATGCTTTCGCTTGGCCGCTTACTGTATATCGCAAACAGCGAGTATTCATCGTTTACTGTGTGGACTACCAGGGTATCTAATCCTGTTTGATACCCACACTTTCGTGCCTCAGCGTCAGTTGTACCCCGGTAAGCTGCCTTCGCAATTGGAGTTCTTCGTGATATCTAAGCATTTCACCGCTACACCACGAATTCCGCCTACCTTATGTACACTCAAGAATAACAGTATCAACTGCAATTTTACGGTTGAGCCGCAAACTTTCACAACTGACTTATTATTCCGCCTACGCACCCTTTAAACCCAATAAATCCGGATAACGCTCGGATCCTCCGTATTACCGCGGCTGCTGGCACGGAGTTAGCCGATCCTTATTCATAGTATACATACAAAAAACCACACGTGGTTCACTTTATTCTACTATAAAAGAAGTTTACAATCCATAGGACCTTCATCCTTCACGCTACTTGGCTGGTTCAGGCTCTCGCCCATTGACCAATATTCCTCACTGCTGCCTCCCGTAGGAGTTTGGTCCGTGTCTCAGTACCAATGTGGGGGACCTTCCTCTCAGAACCCCTATCCATCGAAGACTTGGTGAGCCGTTACCTCACCAACTATCTAATGGAACGCATCCCCATCCATAACCAATAAATCTTTAACTTATTTAAGATGCCTTATATAAGTACTATCGGGTATTAATCTTTCTTTCGAAAGGCTATCCCCGAGTTATGGGAAGGTTGGATACGTGTTACTCACCCGTGCGCCGGTCGTCAGCGGTATTGCTACCCTGCTACCCCTCGACTTGCATGTGTTAAGCCTGTAGCTAGCGTTCATCCTGAGCCAGGATCAAACTCTTCATTGTAAAAGTTTTATTTAATTCTGTTCAGGATTCCGTTCTTATTTTCTTGTTTCTTCAATTACTTAATCGCTTAAGTAGTTGTTGACGGTTCGAAATTTATTACTCTGTCAGTATGCCAAAGCACGCCAACAAGAGCTCTTGTACTACTTGTATTGTTTATATCTAAATCTTATTCAAAGAACGAATTTAGCTTTCATAATGAGCTTCTCTCGAAGCGAAAGCGGATGCAAAGATAAGAACTTTAAGTTATATACTCCAAATATTTTCGAAGTTTTTTTTATTTTTTTATTCTTGCGAACCTGCTGTCATTATGTCAATGCTAATGCTTTGTTTCTCTTACAAAGCGATGCAAAAGTACAGGAATGAGCCATACAAACCAAATATATGTGACTATTTTATTGAATAAAAATGAAATAAATTTGTAACACGCTGATTACTAAACATGTTTTAAAGCATATTTTTAAAAGACAGAATCATAGAACTAAAATGGTATACATTATAAATATACGCGCGCGCAAGGCAAAAGAAATTGAGACCTTACAACAATACATTTTTCATTCCATAAACCGCAAACTAAATAACTAAAACAATTAAACTTTGTCTGCAGCAAAGGCATAAAGTGAGCATGCGAAACTCAAGAATTAGCAAATAGCCATCTACAGGGCTATTATTATTTCCTGCAAAATACTTGCTACACATAAACAGATAGGTTGAAATATTACCTAACGCCCTAACAAATCATACATAATAAACTATGTGCTTCTGTTCTAAGGCAAGATTTCAACCTATGAGTAATTGAAAACAAACGCTTTACTTAGCTATCTGTACTAAAATACAAACCTGCTTACTCTATAACCAATTATTTTGAGTTTACTTTACTCTGATAAACTTTTCAATATAGTAATAGTGTTTATCTATTAGTTGGCCATTTTTATCGACAGGCCAGGTTTGAATAAGAGTGTCGCCCTTTATTCCCAATAGCATCTTTACAGTTTTACCTACATTAGCTTTATTCACATGATACAATACAGTTTCCTCATACTGGTCGCCGTTTAATTTATAAGAGCCCCCTGAAAACATATCCCTATAAACTGTATCTTGTTTAAACTGGCCAACAGAAATAAAGTTTTTACCCGACCACACTTTTATTTCGCTTCCGGAGATAAAACCTACCACTTCAAATGCAACCGTATCTGCAGCAACATGTTTAGAGTAATGTAACTGCCAGGCTCCAATTTCCGGATTCTTAACCTCTTTACTGCCACAGCTACTAATGATTAAAAAAATCATTAAGTAAAAAATATGATTGACTTTCATAATTAAATATTTAAAAAGTAAATTGATAATAAATAGATTACTTTATCCTTACATATTTTTCAATATAATAATTAGCTCTGTTTACATTTCCATCTTGATCAACCGGCCATGTCTGAATAAGAGTATCATGCTTAACTTCCAGTAACATATTAAAAATCTGATGCACTGCCAGTTTATTAAAATGATATTGAACACTCTCCTGATATTTGTTATCTACCAATTTATAAGTTCCTCCGCCGTAAGTATCATAAAACACGGTGTCTGGAGCAACCTTTTTATTGCCTATAAAAAAGAAGTTTTTTTCTGACCATATTTTAATCTGACTTCCTTCAATATTACCTGGGAATT
This genomic interval from uncultured Bacteroides sp. contains the following:
- a CDS encoding alpha-isopropylmalate synthase regulatory domain-containing protein, whose protein sequence is MGKQMKIEILDTTLRDGEQTSGVSFVAQEKLMIARLLLEELKVDRIEVASARVSDGELESVKMISAWAARRGLLDRVEVLGFVDGMDSLNWIREAGCRVINLLCKGSLKHCTLQLRKTPEEHLANITEVVLNAEKMGITVNVYLEDWSNGMQHSPKYVTQLMDALIKLPIKRFMLPDTLGILNPLQTLEYMRKMVKRYPNVHFDFHAHNDYDLAVANVLAAVISGAKGLHTTINGLGERAGNAPLSSVQAILKDHFNAETSIVEDRLNDISRVVESYSGIAIPANKPIIGENVFTQVAGVHADGDSKSNLYYNDLLPERFGRIREYALGKTSGKANIRKNLESLGLELDEESMKKVMERIIELGDRKELVTQEDLPYIISDVLKHSSANSKVKLLDYFLTLTSGLKPVATLKISINGKEYEETSSGDGQYDAFMRALRKVYKNTLGRKFPMLINYAVSIPPGGRTDAFVQTIITWKNNEKVFRTKGLDNDQTEAAIKATVKMLNIIEEEYK
- the leuD gene encoding 3-isopropylmalate dehydratase small subunit produces the protein MKDKFNITTSTCVPLPLENVDTDQIIPARFLKATTKEGFGDNLFRDWRYDKQGNPIESFVLNNSTYSGKILVAGKNFGSGSSREHAAWAIAGYGFRIVVSSFFADIFKNNALNNFVLPVVVSDKFLAELFASINENAKMEVEVDLPNQTITNKATGKSEQFQINSYKKHCLMNALDDIDYLLSNKDKIEAWENK
- the leuC gene encoding 3-isopropylmalate dehydratase large subunit; translation: MKTLFDKIWDAHVVSTVEDGPTQLYIDRLYCHEVTSPQAFSGMRNRGLKCFRPEKIFCMPDHNIPTLNQDKEIVDPISRNQVEELDKNAKEFGLTLYGIGHKKNGIIHVVGPENGLTLPGMTIVCGDSHTSTHGAMGAIAFGIGTSEVEMVMASQCVLQSRPKTMRITVDGKLGKGVTAKDIALYIIAKMTTGGATGYFVEYAGEAVRDLTMEGRLTLCNLSIEMGARGGMIAPDEKAIEYIKGREFAPKGEAWDKAVEYWKTLKSDSDAAFDKDITFKAEDIEPMITYGTNPGMGMGITSNIPTIESVPEAGRISYAKSLEYMGFNAGDAMIGKKIDYVFLGSCTNGRIEDFREFAAFVKDKKKAADVVAWLVPGSWAVDKQIREEGLDKILNEAGFELRQPGCSACLAMNEDKVPAGKYSVSTSNRNFEGRQGPGSRTLLASPLVAAAAAITGKITDPRVLMA
- a CDS encoding 2-isopropylmalate synthase, which codes for MSDRLFIFDTTLRDGEQVPGCQLNTVEKIQVAKALETLGVDIIEAGFPVSSPGDFNSVIEISKAVTWPTICALTRAVEKDIDVAVDALKFAKHKRIHTGIGTSDSHIKYKFNSTREEIIERAVAAVKYAKKYVEDIEFYAEDAGRTDNEYLARVVEAVIKAGATVVNIPDTTGYCLPSEYEAKIRFLKENVKGIDNAIISTHCHNDLGMATANTIAGIIGGARQVEVTMNGIGERAGNTALEEVAMILKSHHEFDIQTNINTQKIYPTSRMVSSLMNMPVQPNKAIVGRNAFAHSSGIHQDGVLKNIQTYEIINPHDVGIDDSSIVLTARSGRAALKHRLSALGVDLAKEQLDKVYEEFLKLADRKKDINDDDVLMLAGAERSTNKRIKVDYLQVTSGVGVRSVASLGLDIAGEKFESAASGNGPVDAAIKALKNIIHRTMTLKEFTIQAISKGSDDVGKVHMQVEYNKQVYYGFGANTDIVAASLEAYIDCINKFIK